DNA from Microvirga ossetica:
TCCGATCACGGGATCGAGCTTGCCTTCACGGGCCAGCTTGGTGAGATCGCGTGAGTATTTGTCGAGATTGGGCGTGTTGGTGGGCGTGTCGACCCGCCCTTCCTCGGCACCGCGGCCGACCACCTTGGTGACCTGTTGGCGGATGGCCTGCGGCGTGAGGCCATAGCGGTTCAGGACATCGGGTCCGATGCCTTCCCCTTCCTCGGCCAGTCCGATGAGCAGGTGCTCGGGGCCGACATAGGAGTGGCCGAACTCGCCGGAGACCGAGAAGGCGCGCGAGAGGGCGCTCTTCACCCGGGGCGAGACGCCGATCTCGCCGCCTTCCTCCGGATTGAAATCGCCCCGGGGGCTTTCCTGGACGATCTGGTTACGCAGGTCATCGAGCGAGACCTTGAACTGGTCGAGGATGGTGCGGACGACGTCACTTTCGGTCAGAGCGAGCAGGAGATGTTCGGTGTCGACCTCGCGGCGGCCGAAGTCGCCAGCCCGCTGAGCGGCCGATTGGAGGATCTCCTCAGCATGCTCGCTCAGACGGTCCGCCACGCCTGCTGCCGCGCCGCGGCCGCGTCCACGTCCGGACCGGACCGGAATGGGCGTGCCGCCATCCCCGGTGTCGGAAGGCTCATCGGCAAGTCTCCCTGCGCTGCTGCGCGGGCTCTCGCCGAAGAAGTCGCCGCCGAAGAAGTCGTCGAACAGGCTGCCGCGCCCGCCGAAGAGGGACTCCAGCTGCGAACTCGGCCGCTGCTGCCGCGCCAAACGCCGGTAATCGACGTCACAGAGCTCCATGGTCTGGCGCTGGCCGTTGCTGGCCACCTGCGCTCGAACGGTCGCAGGCCGGACACCACAGATGTCACACAATCCGTCTGCCATGGCATGCCTCCATGCTGGCTATCCCGCGCCCCGGACGGGCGTTCTGTCATTTCAGCAGACGCTCGCCGCAGCACACTGCTTCAGCGCGATTCGTGGAGGGTAGCAGTTGCGAGGGCCTATACGCATACCGGTCGATTCCTGAGGAAAGGTACGTGGCTGCGAACCAAACGCGCAGGCCGACCCCCATCCGCCCATCAAGGCGAACGCCTTCATCGACAGCATGCTCGTGACATCGATTTGGATTCATGCGTTTCGCAATCACGAACTAAACGGCCTGCCGATGCATTGACGAAGTTGCATGTTCCAATCGGTCTTGTCCCCGGAGCGTCCGCGACGCTGACGCGGAAGAACAGGCCTCGGGTCCGGACCACAAGCTGAGGTACGCGTGGCCATGCGTGATCCGGCGGACTGGATGCTCTCGGAAGCAATTGAGGCCCTTGCCCGCGCCGAGCGCCTGCACCGGCAGATATTCCAACCGCCCTCGGCGACGCGCCGACCCGCCTGGGAACCCCCCGTCGACGTGCTTGAGACCGAGCAGGAGGTTCTCGTCCTCATTGCTCTGCCCGGCGTGGCGCCGGACCAGGTCGAGGCGGCGATCGAGGAGGGAACCCTCGTGGTCGCCGGCCGCCGCGTTCTGCCGCCGCAACTGCGCACCGCCGTGATCCACCGGCTGGAGCTGCCGCAGGGCCGGTTCGAGCGGCGTATTCCCCTGCCGCCAGGCCGCTACGACGCCGTCCGGCGTGCCGCCGGAGACGGGTGCCTGGTTATCAGCCTCCGCAAAGCGCCCTGAGGAGCATCCGTCATGATCGCTTCACATGATCTCCCGCGCGCGGTCGAGGACGGCACAAGCCCTGGTTCGGAAGGCTCCGCGAACGCTCTTCCGCCGGTTGGCCTTCTCATCGTACCCGTGCGCAACACGGTCCTGTTCCCAGGAACCGTGTTCCCCATTGCTCTTGGCCGTGAGCGCTCCATCGCCGCGGCCCAGCAGGCGGTGAGGGAAGAGCGTCAGATCGGCCTCCTGATGCAGCGGGACGCGGAGGTGGCCGACCCGGCCGCGGTTGATCTGCACAGAACCGGCACCATCGCTAACATCCTGCGCTATGTGAATGCGCCCGACGGCACGCACCATGTCGTCCTCCAGGGCGAGCAGCGCTTCCGGGTCACCGAGTTCGTGAAGGAGCGGCCGTTCATCGTGGCGCGGGTTCTCCGGATCGAGGAGCCGGGGATGCTGACACCGGACATCGAGGCCCGCTTTCTTCACCTCCGGCAGCAGGCACTTGAGGCGCTGCAGCTCCTGCCGCAGGTGCCGCAGGAGCTTGTCGGGACCGTGCAGGCCGCCGCCACGCCCGGGACTTTGGCGGACCTCGTTGCGGCCTATCTCGATGTCAGTGCTGACCAGAAGCAGGAGCTTCTGGAAACCATTGATCACACCACGCGGCTCGACAAGGTCTCCCGCCTGCTGGCGGAACGGATCGAGGTCCTGCGCCTGACGCAGGAGATCGGCCGTCAGACCCGGGCCACCCTGGACGAACGCCAGCGCGAGGTGATCCTGCGCGAGCAGATGGCGG
Protein-coding regions in this window:
- a CDS encoding Hsp20/alpha crystallin family protein, with product MAMRDPADWMLSEAIEALARAERLHRQIFQPPSATRRPAWEPPVDVLETEQEVLVLIALPGVAPDQVEAAIEEGTLVVAGRRVLPPQLRTAVIHRLELPQGRFERRIPLPPGRYDAVRRAAGDGCLVISLRKAP